Within Raineyella sp. W15-4, the genomic segment CTCAGCACCCGCGGGGACCTGGGGATGTCGCGGCTGGTCGGGCTCGGCCCGCGCCCCCTGGAGCTGCTGGTCCTGGCCGTCACCCTCACTACCGCGGGAGGACTGGTGACCGGTCTGGGCGTCGGGATCGTACGGTGGCTGGCCGGGCGGCGGGCGGCCCGGTCGGTCGGCCCCACCCCGGCGATCGGGGCGGACCCTGTGATCGGGGCGGACGCCGCTGACCGCCCGGACCCGGCTGAGTAGGCTGCCCTCCGTGGCGTATTCCGTTGTCGTCCTGGTGTCCGGCTCGGGCACCCTGCTGCAGTCCCTGCTCGACGCCTGCGCCGACCCGGCCTGGGCGGCCGCCCACGACGTCCGGGTGGTGGCGGTGGGGGCGGACCGGGAGAGCGCCTACGGCCTGCAGCGTGGGCGGGCGGCCGGGATCCCGACCTTCGTCGTCCCGCTGCGCCGGGGCGACGACCGGGCCGCCTGGGACCGTACGCTGACCGACACGGTCGCCGGGTACGCCCCGGACCTGGTCGTCAGCGCCGGGTTCATGAAGCTCGTCGGCCCGGCCTTCCTGGAGCGGTTCGGGGGTCGGATGATCAACACCCACCCCGCCCTGTTGCCGTCCTTCCCCGGCACGCACGGCCCGCGGGACGCCCTGGCGTACGGGGTCAAGGTCACCGGCGCGTCCGTCTTCTTCGTCGACGAGGGTGTCGACACCGGCGCGATCATCGCCCAGGCGGCGGTCCCGGTGCTGCCCGACGACACCGTCGAGACCCTGCATGAGCGGATCAAGGTCGAGGAGCGTCGGCTGCTGATCGAGGCCGTCGCCGCCCTGGCCGACACCGCGCGGGCCGAGACCGCACCGGAAGGCGTCACCCCCGCCGATATCCCCCGCGGCTGATCCGAGGCGCTCCTTCCATCTGCTCCTCCACCGGCCGATCCGACAACGTCCACTGTCCCGAAACACCCACGGAAGAAGGTCCGATGTCCGTAACGCCCGAGCGGCTCCCCATCAAGCGAGCCCTGGTCTCCGTCTATGACAAGACAGGTCTGGAGGATCTCGGCCGCGCCCTCACCGCGGCCGGCGTCGAGGTCGTCTCGACCGGCTCCACCGCCCGGAAGCTCGCCGAGGCCGGTGTGCCGGTGATCCCGGTCGAGGACGTCACCGGCTTCCCGGAGTGCCTCGACGGACGGGTGAAGACCCTGCACCCGAAGATCCACGCCGGCATCCTCGCCGACCGGCGGCTGCAGTCCCACCGCGACCAGCTGGTCGAGCTGGGGGTCGCCCCGTTCGACCTGGTGGTCTCCAACCTCTACCCGTTCCGGGAGACGGTGGCCTCCGGCGCCACCCCCGACGAGTGCGTCGAGCAGATCGACATCGGCGGGCCGTCGATGGTCCGCGCCGCCGCCAAGAACCACCCCAGCGTGGCGATCATCACCGCGGCCGACCAGTACGACGACCTCAAGCGGGCGCTGTCCGAGGGTGGTTACACCCTGGCCGAGCGCCAGCGACTGGCCGCCGCCGCGTTCGTCCACACCGCCGAGTACGACATCGCAGTGGCCTCCTGGATGGGTTCGGTGCTCACCGACTCCTCCGACGGCGACGGCTTCCCGGCCTGGATCGGCGGCGCCTGGACCAAGCGGGGCACCCTGCGCTACGGCGAGAACTCCCACCAGGCCGCGGCGCTGTACGCCAGCGAGGACGGCCCCGCGGGGCTCACCCAGGCGGTGCAGCACCACGGCAAGGAGATGTCGTACAACAACTACACCGACGGTGACGCCGCCTACCGTGCCGCGTACGACTTTGACGAGCCGGCGGTGGCGATCATGAAGCACGCCAATCCTTGCGGCATCGCGGTCGGCACCGACATCGCCGACGCCCACGCGAAGGCCCACGCCTGCGACCCGCTGTCGGCCTACGGCGGCGTCATCGCCACCAACCGCCCGGTGTCGGTCGCGATGGCCGAGGTGGTCAAGGACATCTTCACCGAGGTGGTGATCGCTCCCGGCTACGAGGACGGCGCCCTGGAGATCCTCTCGGCGAAGAAGAACGTCCGTCTGCTCACCGCGGCGCCGTACACGCATCGGCCGGTCGATCTGCGGCCGATCTCCGGCGGCACACTGCTGCAGCAGCCCGACCGGATCGACGCCGCGGGCGACGACCCGGCGAACTGGGAACTCGTCGCCGGGGAGGCCGCCGACGCGGCCACCCTGCGCGACCTGGTGTTCGCCTGGCGGGCCTGCCGTTCGGTGAAGTCCAACGCGATCCTGCTGGCCAAGGGTGGCGCCTCGGTCGGTGTCGGCATGGGCCAGGTGAACCGGGTCGACTCGTGCCGGCTCGCCGTCCAGCGGGCCGGTGACCGGGCCGCCGGGTCGGTCGCGGCCTCCGACGCGTTCTTCCCGTTCAGCGACGGCCCGCAGATCCTCCTCGACGCGAAGGTCAAGGCGATCGTCCAGCCGGGCGGCTCCATCCGCGACGACCAGACCATCGAGGCGGCCAAGGCGGCCGGCGTGACGATGTACCTGACGAAGACCCGCCACTTCTTCCACTGACGTCCGCGTCGCGGGGCGTCCGGCCCCCGCCGGCGGGGGCCGGAGGGCCGGCCGGATTCGCCTGCGGACCCCGACGACGGTGGCACTAGGCTGCTATACACGTGCGGCGGATATACGCGTGCGGCGGACGGCCCGGGACGTACGTCACACCTCGACCACCCGGCGGAGGAGAAACTCGATGACGGCAACGAAGATGGACGGCAAGATCGCCGCGGCGGCGATCAAGGAGGACCTCAAGGCCCGCGTGGCCGCGCTCGTCGAGAACGGCGTCACCCCCGGTCTCGGAACCGTCCTGGTCGGCGACGACCCGGGGAGCCGGGCGTACGTCCGCGGCAAGCACCGCGACTGCGCCGAGGTCGGCATCGCCTCCATCCAGGTCGAGCTGCCGGAGGACACCTCGCGGGACCAGCTCGCCGAGGCGATCGCGCGGCTGAACGAGGACCCGGCCTGCACCGGCTACATCGTCCAGCTGCCGCTGCCGTCCCACCTCGACGACAACTGGGCGCTGGAGCAGATCGACCCGGCCAAGGATGCCGACGGCCTGCACCCGACGAACCTGGGCCGGCTGGTGCTCGGTGTCGAGGCGCCGCTGCCGTGCACCCCGCGCGGCATCGTCGACCTGCTGCGCCGCAACGACGTCGAGCTGAACGGTGCCGAGGTCTGCGTCGTCGGCCGCGGCACCACCGTCGGCCGGCCGCTGGGCCTGCTGCTCACCCGCCGCACCGAGAACGCCACCGTCACCCTGTGCCACACCGGCACCCGGGACCTCGCCGCGCACACCCGGCAGGCAGACATCGTCGTGGCGGCCGCCGGGAGCCCGGGCCTGATCACCGGCGAGATGCTCCGGCCGGGCGCCGTGGCTGTCGACGTCGGGATGACCCGCACCGACGCCGGCCTGGTCGGCGACCTCGACCCGTCCGTGTGGGACATCGCCTCGAAGGTGGCACCCACCCCCGGCGGGGTGGGCCTGATGACCCGGGCGATGCTCCTCGCCAACGTGGTGGAGCGGGCGGAGAAGTCCTCCCGGTGAGTCAGCCCAGCCGCGGAGGTCTCCCCCGGGATGTGCCGTTCGGTTCGGTGGGGGCGCCGTTCGGCTCAGCGGAAGCGGAGGTGGCCCGGGAGGATGCCCCCGCCGACCCCGGGCGGAACGACTCCGGAGTGGCGGCCGGTGGTGCGGCGGCCGATACGACGAAAGAGCCGTTGCCCGTCGAGGGGCCGGTCGGTCCGCAGGTGCCGATCATTCCCGATCCGCCGGCGCCGGGCACCGTGCCTCCGCCCGGGGTCCCGTTCACCGGACCGGACCGCACCCGGCACGATCCCGGACTGCGCTGGACCTGGCTGGCGATCGTGGTGGGGATCATGGCCGTCGGGGTGGTCCTGATCGCCCTGGGGCTGTGGCAGGCCGGAAGCTGCCTGATGGGAGCCGGGATGATCGTCGGGGCGCTGATGCGGCTCAGCATCCCCTCCCGGGAGATCGGACTGCTCCGCGTCCGGGGCAAGGCCTTCGACGTGCTGTGGATGCTCGCGGTCGGCACCGGGATCATCGCGATGGTGTTGGCCCGCTCCTGACGTCGCGGGGTCCTGGCCCGTTCCTGACGTCGTGCGGGGGCCGGGCGCGGCGGCACATCGGGCCGCGCGGGCACCCGGTCCAGCGGCCTTGGGTACGCGAGACGTGGGTACGCAAGAGGGGTGGGAACCCGCAGGCTCCCACCCCTCTCACGTTGCCCTGCCACGCCGTTGTGACCGGGAAGCTCGGAGGCTCCTCAGACCAGGCCCAACTCGTGGACCGCGGCGCGCTCGTTCTCCAGTTCCTCGATGGTGGCGGCCAGCTTGGCCTTGCCGTAGTCGCTGAACTCCAGACCCTGGACGATCTCGTACTCACCGTTCTTCATGGTGCACGGCATGCCGAACGTCAGGCCCTCGGGGACACCGTACGACCCGTCGGAGGTCACGCCCATGGTGACCCAGTCGCCGACCGGGGTACCCAG encodes:
- the purN gene encoding phosphoribosylglycinamide formyltransferase, encoding MAYSVVVLVSGSGTLLQSLLDACADPAWAAAHDVRVVAVGADRESAYGLQRGRAAGIPTFVVPLRRGDDRAAWDRTLTDTVAGYAPDLVVSAGFMKLVGPAFLERFGGRMINTHPALLPSFPGTHGPRDALAYGVKVTGASVFFVDEGVDTGAIIAQAAVPVLPDDTVETLHERIKVEERRLLIEAVAALADTARAETAPEGVTPADIPRG
- the purH gene encoding bifunctional phosphoribosylaminoimidazolecarboxamide formyltransferase/IMP cyclohydrolase, whose product is MSVTPERLPIKRALVSVYDKTGLEDLGRALTAAGVEVVSTGSTARKLAEAGVPVIPVEDVTGFPECLDGRVKTLHPKIHAGILADRRLQSHRDQLVELGVAPFDLVVSNLYPFRETVASGATPDECVEQIDIGGPSMVRAAAKNHPSVAIITAADQYDDLKRALSEGGYTLAERQRLAAAAFVHTAEYDIAVASWMGSVLTDSSDGDGFPAWIGGAWTKRGTLRYGENSHQAAALYASEDGPAGLTQAVQHHGKEMSYNNYTDGDAAYRAAYDFDEPAVAIMKHANPCGIAVGTDIADAHAKAHACDPLSAYGGVIATNRPVSVAMAEVVKDIFTEVVIAPGYEDGALEILSAKKNVRLLTAAPYTHRPVDLRPISGGTLLQQPDRIDAAGDDPANWELVAGEAADAATLRDLVFAWRACRSVKSNAILLAKGGASVGVGMGQVNRVDSCRLAVQRAGDRAAGSVAASDAFFPFSDGPQILLDAKVKAIVQPGGSIRDDQTIEAAKAAGVTMYLTKTRHFFH
- a CDS encoding bifunctional methylenetetrahydrofolate dehydrogenase/methenyltetrahydrofolate cyclohydrolase; the protein is MTATKMDGKIAAAAIKEDLKARVAALVENGVTPGLGTVLVGDDPGSRAYVRGKHRDCAEVGIASIQVELPEDTSRDQLAEAIARLNEDPACTGYIVQLPLPSHLDDNWALEQIDPAKDADGLHPTNLGRLVLGVEAPLPCTPRGIVDLLRRNDVELNGAEVCVVGRGTTVGRPLGLLLTRRTENATVTLCHTGTRDLAAHTRQADIVVAAAGSPGLITGEMLRPGAVAVDVGMTRTDAGLVGDLDPSVWDIASKVAPTPGGVGLMTRAMLLANVVERAEKSSR
- a CDS encoding DUF3017 domain-containing protein, whose product is MSQPSRGGLPRDVPFGSVGAPFGSAEAEVAREDAPADPGRNDSGVAAGGAAADTTKEPLPVEGPVGPQVPIIPDPPAPGTVPPPGVPFTGPDRTRHDPGLRWTWLAIVVGIMAVGVVLIALGLWQAGSCLMGAGMIVGALMRLSIPSREIGLLRVRGKAFDVLWMLAVGTGIIAMVLARS